One region of Salvia miltiorrhiza cultivar Shanhuang (shh) chromosome 3, IMPLAD_Smil_shh, whole genome shotgun sequence genomic DNA includes:
- the LOC131018105 gene encoding putative late blight resistance protein homolog R1A-3 — protein MKEATLTICIPKKGYRSEGVVEKFNSLRVLQVLRRNNNWDWKPGQVFDLVHLTYLASNIPNSIVPSAISKLQNLQTLIIYRSEELSLATDLVCNKRMVEMIPNIKKLGICYTKEKFDADAGYCLNNLKFFCLLEKLKLEKHDDFSCRQLDLLGSNMRGIFSSRQLDELGLEMRGGFSSRQLDELGFMMRGVSSSRQIDELELKMPGVFSSGQLDELRLEMRGDLSSRQFDEIGGLNFPLQLRRLTLSGWRLSWSHMKIIGSLPNLQVLKLRNYACQGSLWITTEGEFRELRLLLIDRSGLVDWITEASHFPRLECLILRQCHDLYKIPSNIGYIPTLKLIEVEKRSLLSSAEVIEKMQRDSGNDSFQVRVKHSGYTDRSVTG, from the exons ATGAAGGAAGCAACACTTACAATATGTATTCCGAAGAAAGGGTATAGATCTGAGGGCGTTGTAGAGAAGTTTAACTCATTGAGGGTCCTTCAAGTTTTACGTAGAAACAATAATTGGGATTGGAAGCCAGGTCAAGTGTTCGATCTGGTTCATTTAACTTACCTTGCTTCCAACATTCCCAATAGTATTGTTCCTTCAGCTATATCAAAGCTTCAGAATCTTcagactttaattatttatagatcTGAG GAACTTTCGCTTGCAACAGACTTGGTGTGCAATAAAAGAATGGTGGAAATGATTCCAAACATTAAAAAGCTGGGAATATGTTACACCAAGGAGAAGTTTGATGCCGATGCGGGCTATTGCCTCAATaatcttaaatttttttgtctacttgagaaattgaaattggagaAGCATGATGATTTTTCATGTAGACAACTTGATTTACTCGGATCCAATATGCGTGGAATTTTTTCATCTAGACAACTTGATGAACTGGGATTAGAGATGCGTGGAGGTTTTTCATCTAGACAACTTGATGAACTGGGTTTTATGATGCGTGGAGTTTCTTCATCTAGACAAATTGATGAACTGGAATTGAAGATGCCTGGAGTTTTTTCATCTGGACAACTTGATGAACTGAGATTAGAGATGCGTGGAGATCTTTCATCTAGACAATTTGATGAAATTGGAGGTCTAAACTTTCCTCTACAACTGAGAAGATTAACCTTGAGTGGTTGGAGGCTTTCTTGGAGTCATATGAAGATCATTGGTTCGTTACCTAATCTTCAAGTGCTTAAACTAAGAAACTATGCATGCCAAGGCAGTTTATGGATAACAACCGAGGGGGAATTTCGCGAGCTGCGGCTCTTGCTAATTGACAGATCAGGTTTGGTTGATTGGATAACTGAAGCTAGCCACTTCCCTAGACTCGAGTGCCTAATACTTCGTCAGTGTCATGATCTATACAAGATTCCAAGTAATATTGGATACATTCCAACACTTAAGCTGATTGAGGTTGAGAAGCGTAGTCTTTTAAGCTCCGCAGAAGTGATAGAAAAGATGCAACGGGATTCTGGAAACGATAGCTTTCAAGTTCGTGTGAAGCATTCCGGATACACTGACCGCTCCGTTACAGGTTAG